A window of the Physeter macrocephalus isolate SW-GA chromosome 7, ASM283717v5, whole genome shotgun sequence genome harbors these coding sequences:
- the RPS3A gene encoding small ribosomal subunit protein eS1, whose amino-acid sequence MAVGKNKRLTKGGKKGAKKKVVDPFSKKDWYDVKAPAMFNIRNIGKTLVTRTQGTKIASDGLKGRVFEVSLADLQNDEVAFRKFKLITEDVQGKNCLTNFHGMDLTRDKMCSMVKKWQTMIEAHVDVKTTDGYLLRLFCVGFTKKRNNQIRKTSYAQHQQVRQIRKKMMEIMTREVQTNDLKEVVNKLIPDSIGKDIEKACQSIYPLHDVFVRKVKMLKKPKFELGKIMELHGEGSTSGKATGDETGAKVERADGYKPPVQESV is encoded by the exons ATGGCGGTCGGAAAGAACAAGCGGCTTACGAAAGGCGGTAAAAAGGGAGCCAAGAAGAAAGT GGTTGACCCATTTTCTAAGAAAGATTGGTATGATGTGAAAGCACCAGCTATGTTCAATATAAGAAATATTGGGAAAACACTAGTCACGAGAACTCAAGGAACCA AAATCGCATCTGATGGCCTCAAGGGTCGTGTGTTTGAAGTGAGCCTTGCTGATCTGCAGAATGATGAAGTTGCATTTAGAAAATTCAAGCTTATTACTGAGGATGTTCAGGGCAAAAACTGCCTGACTAATTTCCATGGCATGGATCTTACCCGTGACAAAATGTGCTCCATGGTCAAAAAATGGCAG ACCATGATTGAAGCTCATGTTGATGTCAAGACTACCGATGGTTATTTGCTTCGTCTTTTCTGTGTGGGTTTTACTAAAAAACGCAACAATCAGATTCGTAAGACCTCTTATGCCCAGCACCAGCAGGTCCGCCAGATCCGCAAGAAGATGATGGAAATCATGACCCGAGAGGTGCAGACAAATGACTTGAAAGAGGTGGTCAATAAATT GATTCCAGATAGCATTGGAAAAGACATAGAAAAGGCGTGCCAATCTATTTATCCACTCCATGATGTCTttgttagaaaagtaaaaatgctgAAGAAGCCCAAGTTTGAATTGGGAAAAATCATGGAGCTACATGGTGAAGGTAGTACTTCTGGAAAAGCTACTGGGGACGAGACAGGTGCTAAAGTTGAACGAGCTGATGGATATAAGCCACCAGTCCAAGAATCTGTTTAA